CGTGGTCTTCGATGCCGGGCCCAACAGCCAACCGGTCGCGACCGACGACAGTGGGCTGATCATCGGCCACAACGGAACGCTCGTTATCTCCATTGCCGCACTGCTGGCAAACGATACCGATCCCAACGGCGATGCGATGACGATCACCGCCGTCGGCAATGCGCTGAACGGCACGGTCACTCTCGACAAGCAGGCCGGAACCGTCATCTTCGCGCCGGTCACCGATTATTCCGGCCCGGCAAGCTTCGCCTACACGCTGTCGGACGGCCGCGGCGGCACGGATCAGGGCAATGTCAGCCTGACCGTTCAGGCCGGTTCGGCCGGCGAGACGCTGTTTACGGCGAGTGAGGGACCGACCGGCGGCAGCTTCAACGACAACACGGCGATGGAACTCGGCATGAAGTTCGTCGCTTCCTCAAACGGCACGATCTCGGGCATCCGCTATTACAAGGCTGCCGGCGATACCAGTGCCCATACCGGCTCCATCTGGAGGGCCGACGGCACGCTCGTCGCCACGGTCACCTTCACCAATGAGTCGCTTTCCGGCTGGCAGACTGCGAACTTCGCCACGCCGCTGCAGATCGCGGCGGGCGCGACCTATGTCGCCTCCTACCACACGACCGGCACCTATGTGGCGACGTCGAACTATTTCAACACGGCGCATACCAGCGGTTCGCTGACGGCGCTTGCAGGCAGCAATGGCGTCTACGCGGTCGGATCGGGCTCGATCTTTCCGACGTCAAGCTACCAGTCGACGAATTACTGGGTCGACGTCGTCTTCAATCAGTCGACGGGCAATACGGTGCCGGTCGCCGCCAATGACAACGGCTATACGACCTATACCAATACGGCTCTGTCGATCGCCGCTGCAAACCTGCTGGCAAATGACAGCGACGCGGATGGCGACCCGCTTGTCGTCACCGGCGTCAGCGGCGCGGTCAACGGTTCGGTGTCATACAACAGCCAGACGCAGACCGTCACTTTCACGCCGACGGCAGGATATACCGGGCCGGCGAGCTTCAGCTATTCCATCGCCGACGGAAAGGGCGGCACGGCATCCGCCCAGGTTTCACTTACCGTCAACGCCCAGGGAAGCGAGCAGAACCTCTTCAGCGCCAATGAAACGCCAGCAGTCGTCTCGGTGAACGACAATCAGCCGGTCAATCTCGGCATGAAATTTCAGGCGGACACGGCAGGCTGGATCACGGGCATCCGCTTCTACAAGGGCGCCGACAATACAGGCCCGCATAACGGTTATCTCTGGACCGCCTCGGGCACGCTGCTTGGCAGCGTCACCTTCAGCAACGAAACGGCAAGCGGCTGGCAGACCGCCACGCTCACCCAGCAGGTCGCGGTTGAAGCGGATACGACCTACGTCGTTTCCTACAGCACGAACGGCAATTATTCGGCGACGGGCCATTATTTCAGCACCGAGAAGACGAGCGGCGACCTCCGGGCGCTCAGCGGCAATAACGGCCTCTATGCCTACGGATCGAGCGGGTTGTTCCCGACGAGCAGTTACAACAGCACAAACTACTATGTGGACGTGGCGTTCAAACCGCAGCTCGCGGCGTAAAGGCGTGCGGGGGTATCGATGACAGGTGCAGACAATCGACTTCCGGTGACGGTCCTGGCGGGGTTTCTCGGCGCCGGCAAGACGACGGTCCTCAATCATGTCCTGAACAATCGCGAGGGACGCCGGATCGCCGTGATCGTCAACGACATGAGCGAGGTGAACATCGATGCCGATCTCGTCCGCGACGGCGGCGCCAACCTCTCGAGGACGGACGAAACCCTGGTCGAGCTTACCAACGGCTGCATCTGTTGCACATTGCGCGACGATCTCCTGAGCGAGGTCCGTCGGCTCGCCGCCGCCGGCCGTTTCGACTATCTGCTGATCGAGGGCACGGGGATCGCCGAGCCCCTGCCGATAGCGGCGACCTTCTCCTTCCGCGACGAGAGCGGAGCAGCACTCTGCGATGTCGCGCGGCTCGACACGATGGTTTCCGTCATCGATGCGGTCAATCTTCTCGCCGATTATGCCAGTGCCGAGTTTCTGAGCGATCGCGGCCAGAGCCGTGACGGCGACGACGAACGCAGGCTCGTCGAACTCCTCGTCGAACAGATCGAATTCGCCGACGTCGCCGTCATCAACAAGGCAGGCGAGGTGCCGCCCGCGATGCTCTCCGAGGTTCGCCGGATCGTCGCGGCGCTCAATCCGGATGCCCGCGTCATCGAGGCGGACTTCGGCAAGGTGCCGCTTGGCACAATCATGGATACCGGGCTCTTCAGCGAAGCCAAGGCCGCCCGCCATCCACTGTGGCACAAGGAGCTTTACGGCTGGGGCGATCATGTGCCGGAGACCGAGGAATACGGCATAACAAGCTTCGTCTATCGCAGCCGCCGGCCCTTCGATCCGGCGCGGCTGAGCCGCATGCTCGAGCAGCCATTGCCTGGCGTCATCAGGGCGAAAGGGCATTTCTGGCTGGCGACCCGGCCGGACGAGATCGGCCTGCTGTCGATTGCCGGCACGCAATGCCGCATCGATACCAGAGGGTTCTGGTGGACCTCGGTGCCGCGGGCGCACTGGCCACGCCATCCGCAATTCCGCCAATTGCTCGACCGGCATTGGGACGATGTCTGGGGCGACCGCCGCCAGGAGCTGGTCTTCATCGGCTCCGGCTTCGACGAGGCCGCCATCCGCACAGCGCTCGACGATTGCCTGACCGGGGAGGAGACGGGTTTCGATCCGCAGACCGCTGTCGGCCTTCACGATCCGTTTCAGGCATGGCGGCACGATACGCACGCATCGGACCGAAAGGTGTGAAGCGGTTTTCGGATGATCCGATGCGTCGACGCAAAGGTGAACAGGTTTTGATTATCAACCAGAGGAGAGAACAATGAGCAGCGAACTTTATGCAGACGGTATCGGCGAAATCACCGTCACGGGAACGATCGTGCGCATCGACCTGATGTCGCTCTCGGCCACCGATCGTGACGCCAACAACAATCCGAAGCCGGTTTTCCGCCAGCGCATCATCATGCCTGTCGACGCCTTCGCCAATGCGGTCGACCTCATGCAGAAGGCGCTTGGCGGCTTGGTCGAGGCGGGCGCGGTCCGTCGCATCGGGGATATGTCGGCTGCAGCCGCCAGCGATATCCAGTCGGTGCAGGGCGGCGCTTCGAACGCCTCGCCGAATTTCAACTGACAACAGGGACAGCTTCGGTCTCGTAGTGTTTCGGGTGGGCCATGAGTGGTTTTCTGCATACCAACCTGCATTGTCTTGCGCTCGTCGCGCGTCACCACGGCGTCGACCTTTCTCCTGAGCGATTGCAGCACGATTATTCCGTCGGCAACGAGCCGGTGGCCGTGCGGCAAATGCTCAGAATGGCCAAGGATGCCGGACTCAGGGCCAGGCATCTGACGCTCGACTGGCGAAGCCTGTTCCAGCTCGGCGAGGCTTTCCCGGTGCTTGCCGAACTTTCGAACGGCAACTGGGTGGTCATCGCCGGCGCTCTCGGGCAGGGCGAAGATGAGCGGATCCGCGTTCTCGACCCGCTCGCCGCCCGACCCGAAGTCATGTTGCTGGGCGAGGAACAATTCGCCAAGGCCTGGCTCGGATCGGTGGTTCTGGTGAAGCGCAACTATCGCATGTCGGATGAGGACCGACCCTTCGGCTTCCGCTGGTTCGTCCCCGAAATCATCCGCCAGCGCAGCTTTTTCCGTGACGTGGCGCTCGCAGCCTTCGTGCTCTATGGCCTGGGGCTGACGACGCCGATGTTTTTTCAGCTGGTCATCGACAAGGTGCTCGTGCATCAGAGCTACGCGACATTGACAGTTCTGACGATCGGTATCGCGGTGGCGCTCGTTTTCGATGCGACCTTCAGCTTCCTGCGTCGCTATCTGCTGCTCTACGCCACCAACAGGATCGACATCCGGGTGGCGACGCGCACCTTCGGCCATCTGCTCAACCTGCCGATCGCGCTCTTCGAGCAGGCCTCAGCCGGCGTTCTCGTCAAGCATATGCAGCAGACGGGACGGATCCGCGAATTCCTGACTGGCCGGTTATTCCTGACGCTTCTCGACGGCGTATCCCTCTTCGTCTTCGTGCCGATCCTGCTTCTCTACAGCGCCAAGCTGACGCTCGTGGTGCTCGGCTTCGCAGCCCTCGTCGGGCTGGTGGTGATGATGCTCGTCGGGCCGTTCCAACGCCGGCTGCAGGCGCTTTACCAGGCCGAAGGCGACCGGCAGGCCCTGCTGGTGGAAACCGTGCATGGCATGCGCACCGTCAAGTCACTGGCGCTGGAGCCGCGCCAGCGCAAGGTGTGGGACGATTATTCAGCGCAGTCGATTTCGGTGCGTTTCCGGGTCGAAAAAATCTCCACCATCGCCCAGTCGATGACCGGGCTTCTGGAGAAGCTGATGAGTGTGGCGATCATCGGGCTCGGCGCGCTCGATGTTTTCAGCGGTTCCATGACCATCGGCGCGCTGGTCGCCTTCAACATGCTGGCCGGCCGCGTCTCGGGACCGCTGGTGCAAATCGTGACAATGGTGCACGAGTATCAGGAAGTGGCTCTTTCCGTGCGCATGCTCGGCGAGATCATGAACCAGCGGCCGGAGCAGGCCGGACGCGGCCGTGGTGTGCGGCCGCATCTGCATGGCCGCATCGAATTCGACAGGGTCACCTTCCGCTATGCTCCCGACACGGCGCCTGCGCTCGACAATGTCTCTTTCGCCATCCCGGCGGGCTCGGTCTTCGGCGTGGTCGGGAAGAGCGGCTCGGGCAAGACGACGATCACCCGGCTGATCCAGGGGCTCTACCAGAGTCAGGAAGGGCTGGTGCGCATGGACGGCTACGACAGCCGCGAGATTGACCTCGTGCACCTGAGAACCAGCATCGGCGTCGTGCTGCAGGATAATTTCCTGTTTCGCGGCACGGTGCGCGACAACATCGCCGCCGCCAAGCCGGATGCCAGCATCGAGGAGATCATGGAGGTCGCCCGCGTCGCCGGCGCGGAAGAGTTCATCGAGCGGCTTCCGCGCGGCTTCGATACGATGCTGGAAGAAAATGCCGCCAATCTCTCCGGCGGCCAGAAGCAGCGGCTCGCCATTGCGCGCGCTCTGATCACTGATCCGAAGCTCCTGATCTTCGATGAGGCGACGAGCGCGCTCGACCCCGACAGCGAGGCGATCATCCGCCAGAATCTGAGCCGTATCGCTGCCGGGCGCACCGTCGTCATCGTCTCACACCGGCTTTCGACGCTTGTCGATTCCGATGCCATTCTCGTCATCGATCGCGGCAAGGTCGCCGATATCGGCCGGCATGACCAGCTGGTGGCACGCTGCATGACCTATCGCCACCTGTGGGCACAGCAAATGAGGCAGGTCGCATGAGCGCGCGTGTCAGAAAATCCGGCGAGAACCTGCCAGTTCCATCAGACAAGGGCGCCTCAGACCATGGCCCTTCAGACAAGGTGCCGCCAGGCAGGGGCGGGCAGCTCGTCGCTCGCCTGCCGCTGCCGCCGGCAATTGCGGAATTCCAGTCCGACGCCGTCGAGCTCGAGGAACGTGCTCCGCCGCGCGTTGCGCGCATGACGCTCTATTGCGTGACGGCGCTAATTGCTGCGACCATCATCTGGGCCTCCGTTTCTGATATCGACGAGGTGGTGATTGCGCCCGGCAAGCTCGTTACCACCCAGCCGACCATCGTCGTCCAGCCGCTCGAAACCTCGATCATCCGCACGATCGATGTGAAGGCCGGCGAGGTCGTGCATGCCGGCCAAACGCTCGCAACCCTTGACGCCACTTTCAGCCAGGCCGACGTCGACCAGCAGCAGGCGAAGTTCTCGGCACTCGACGCCCAGGTGAAGCGCATCGAGGCGGAACTTGCCGGAGACGACTACACCATGATGGCGGGAACAACGCCCGACGAGATGCTGCAGGTGCAGCTCTTCGGCCAGCGGCGGGCCTTCTACACCGCGCAGCTGCAGAATTTCGAGCAGCAGATCGCCGGCCAGTCGGCAGCGCTTGCCGCCAGCAGGAACCAGGAGGCAGTGCTCATCGACCGGCGCGACACGCTCTCGCAGATCGAAGGCGCGCGCACGCGGCTCTACGACAAGCAGAGCGGCTCGCTGATCACCATGCTCGGCTCGCGCGACGCCCGCCTCGACGTCGAATCTGATCTGACCGCCGTGCGCGGCAAGGCCGACGAGGCGGCGCATGCCTTTGCCAAGCTGAAAGCCGACCGGCAGGCCTTTATCGAAGATTTCCGCCGCGCCGCGATGGAACAGCTGGTGGAGCTGCGCGGACAGCGCGACATGGCGGATGAAGAGCTGAAGAAGATGGAGCTGCGCCGCAACATGGTGTCGCTGACAGCACCTGCCGACGCCGTCGTGCTCGATCTTGCCCAGCGCTCTATCGGCTCCGTCGTGCGCGAAGCCGAACCGGTCGTGACCCTGGTGCCGATCAACGTGCCGCTCGAAGCGGAAGTGTCGATCAACACCCGCGACATCGGCCGCATCGCCGTGGGTAAGGAGGCCCGCATCAAGCTAGACGCCTATCCCTTCCAGAAATACGGCACCGCGTCGGGCGAAGTTCGCACTATCAGCGAGGACACGTTTATGACCGGCCAGCAGTCGGAACAGACCGCCACCCCGAGCCAGCCGGCCGCCCCCTTCTTCAAGGCGCGCATCCTGCTTGCCGATA
This DNA window, taken from Rhizobium etli CFN 42, encodes the following:
- a CDS encoding GTP-binding protein produces the protein MTGADNRLPVTVLAGFLGAGKTTVLNHVLNNREGRRIAVIVNDMSEVNIDADLVRDGGANLSRTDETLVELTNGCICCTLRDDLLSEVRRLAAAGRFDYLLIEGTGIAEPLPIAATFSFRDESGAALCDVARLDTMVSVIDAVNLLADYASAEFLSDRGQSRDGDDERRLVELLVEQIEFADVAVINKAGEVPPAMLSEVRRIVAALNPDARVIEADFGKVPLGTIMDTGLFSEAKAARHPLWHKELYGWGDHVPETEEYGITSFVYRSRRPFDPARLSRMLEQPLPGVIRAKGHFWLATRPDEIGLLSIAGTQCRIDTRGFWWTSVPRAHWPRHPQFRQLLDRHWDDVWGDRRQELVFIGSGFDEAAIRTALDDCLTGEETGFDPQTAVGLHDPFQAWRHDTHASDRKV
- a CDS encoding peptidase domain-containing ABC transporter; the encoded protein is MSGFLHTNLHCLALVARHHGVDLSPERLQHDYSVGNEPVAVRQMLRMAKDAGLRARHLTLDWRSLFQLGEAFPVLAELSNGNWVVIAGALGQGEDERIRVLDPLAARPEVMLLGEEQFAKAWLGSVVLVKRNYRMSDEDRPFGFRWFVPEIIRQRSFFRDVALAAFVLYGLGLTTPMFFQLVIDKVLVHQSYATLTVLTIGIAVALVFDATFSFLRRYLLLYATNRIDIRVATRTFGHLLNLPIALFEQASAGVLVKHMQQTGRIREFLTGRLFLTLLDGVSLFVFVPILLLYSAKLTLVVLGFAALVGLVVMMLVGPFQRRLQALYQAEGDRQALLVETVHGMRTVKSLALEPRQRKVWDDYSAQSISVRFRVEKISTIAQSMTGLLEKLMSVAIIGLGALDVFSGSMTIGALVAFNMLAGRVSGPLVQIVTMVHEYQEVALSVRMLGEIMNQRPEQAGRGRGVRPHLHGRIEFDRVTFRYAPDTAPALDNVSFAIPAGSVFGVVGKSGSGKTTITRLIQGLYQSQEGLVRMDGYDSREIDLVHLRTSIGVVLQDNFLFRGTVRDNIAAAKPDASIEEIMEVARVAGAEEFIERLPRGFDTMLEENAANLSGGQKQRLAIARALITDPKLLIFDEATSALDPDSEAIIRQNLSRIAAGRTVVIVSHRLSTLVDSDAILVIDRGKVADIGRHDQLVARCMTYRHLWAQQMRQVA
- a CDS encoding HlyD family type I secretion periplasmic adaptor subunit; this encodes MSARVRKSGENLPVPSDKGASDHGPSDKVPPGRGGQLVARLPLPPAIAEFQSDAVELEERAPPRVARMTLYCVTALIAATIIWASVSDIDEVVIAPGKLVTTQPTIVVQPLETSIIRTIDVKAGEVVHAGQTLATLDATFSQADVDQQQAKFSALDAQVKRIEAELAGDDYTMMAGTTPDEMLQVQLFGQRRAFYTAQLQNFEQQIAGQSAALAASRNQEAVLIDRRDTLSQIEGARTRLYDKQSGSLITMLGSRDARLDVESDLTAVRGKADEAAHAFAKLKADRQAFIEDFRRAAMEQLVELRGQRDMADEELKKMELRRNMVSLTAPADAVVLDLAQRSIGSVVREAEPVVTLVPINVPLEAEVSINTRDIGRIAVGKEARIKLDAYPFQKYGTASGEVRTISEDTFMTGQQSEQTATPSQPAAPFFKARILLADTRLNVSDVPVRLLPGMTVSTEIKVGKRTVISYFLYPLLRGLDDAIREPN